In the genome of Helicobacteraceae bacterium, one region contains:
- a CDS encoding DUF4198 domain-containing protein — translation MNFPIKAIATIAVLTAPLSAHFQVVKTNKSVIEQGDKAEITIAYEFTHPFEQELMNLVKPQDAGVFADGKKTSFLNSLKEAKKDKQSVWSASYAVKSPAVYQFYIDPVPYFEPAEEKFIRHQTKTIVNAFGADEEWDAPIGLKAEIVPLSRPYSILKGGLFEGQVLYKGKIAPDTEVEIEFYNDGKKLKAPNDSFVTLVTKTDANGVFRAVLPLEGWWGFAALIDDDETITREGKKYPIELGAVLWLKTESYK, via the coding sequence ATGAATTTTCCGATAAAGGCGATCGCTACGATCGCCGTTTTGACCGCGCCGCTGTCGGCGCATTTTCAGGTGGTGAAAACCAACAAGAGCGTGATCGAGCAGGGCGACAAAGCCGAAATTACGATCGCTTACGAATTTACGCACCCGTTCGAGCAGGAGCTTATGAATCTGGTCAAGCCGCAAGACGCGGGCGTGTTTGCGGACGGCAAAAAAACTTCGTTCTTAAATTCGCTCAAAGAGGCGAAAAAGGACAAGCAGAGCGTGTGGAGCGCGTCGTATGCCGTTAAAAGCCCCGCCGTGTATCAGTTCTATATCGATCCCGTTCCCTATTTCGAGCCCGCGGAGGAGAAGTTTATCCGCCATCAAACGAAAACTATTGTAAATGCCTTCGGCGCGGACGAGGAGTGGGACGCGCCCATAGGCTTGAAAGCCGAAATCGTGCCGCTAAGCCGCCCGTATTCCATACTAAAGGGCGGTTTATTCGAGGGGCAAGTTCTGTATAAAGGCAAGATCGCGCCAGATACGGAGGTTGAAATCGAGTTTTATAACGACGGCAAGAAGTTAAAGGCGCCAAACGATTCGTTTGTAACGCTAGTTACGAAAACCGACGCGAACGGCGTTTTCCGCGCCGTTCTGCCGCTTGAGGGGTGGTGGGGCTTCGCCGCGCTGATCGACGACGACGAGACGATAACCCGCGAGGGCAAAAAATACCCGATCGAATTAGGCGCGGTTTTGTGGCTAAAAACGGAGAGCTACAAATAA
- a CDS encoding energy-coupling factor transporter transmembrane protein EcfT, with amino-acid sequence MIRAPRSRFARLVKRERLRETTTISKTQETSAERIITLIVYSLAVAPSDKIYLPMIALPIALCVIMRRDLLITLKRLIALNLFIAVLVASLLVGGQNDLALLVFARSNLLLFVSLILFARADESSVALGFSRLRAHRKLVSSLFFSAKIARLLKTEFDRFKRALYLRGYKLTANMTSYRLIASFTGLLAIKCFDRAEALRKTMILRGFNGEILTLNKPRLSLIPLTFAAIAALSFLRFGALF; translated from the coding sequence TTGATACGCGCGCCGCGATCGCGTTTTGCGCGACTAGTCAAGCGCGAGAGGCTTAGAGAAACGACGACGATTAGTAAAACGCAAGAGACCTCCGCCGAGCGAATAATTACTCTTATCGTCTATTCGCTCGCCGTCGCGCCTAGCGACAAGATATACCTTCCGATGATCGCGTTGCCAATAGCGCTTTGCGTTATTATGCGGCGCGATCTGTTAATAACCTTGAAGCGGTTGATCGCGTTAAATCTATTTATCGCCGTTTTGGTAGCGAGCCTGTTAGTAGGCGGGCAAAACGATCTTGCGCTACTGGTTTTCGCGCGGTCTAACTTGCTTCTGTTCGTTTCGCTGATCTTGTTCGCCCGCGCGGACGAATCGAGCGTGGCGCTTGGTTTTTCTAGGTTGCGCGCGCATAGAAAGTTGGTATCGTCGCTGTTTTTTTCAGCTAAGATCGCGCGATTATTAAAAACGGAGTTTGATCGCTTCAAACGCGCTTTATATCTGCGCGGATACAAACTGACGGCTAATATGACAAGCTATCGTCTGATCGCCTCTTTCACCGGGCTATTAGCGATTAAATGTTTCGATCGCGCCGAAGCGCTTAGAAAAACAATGATCCTGCGCGGATTTAACGGCGAGATATTAACGCTAAATAAACCGCGTTTATCGCTTATACCTCTTACCTTCGCCGCGATCGCGGCGCTATCGTTTTTACGCTTTGGCGCGCTGTTCTAA
- a CDS encoding flagellin B — protein sequence MGFLKINTNVAAMNAQVNSTVTSREIDKSVSKLSSGLRINKAADDSSGMAIADSLRSQANALGQAIRNANDAIGIIQIADKAMDEQIKICDTIKTKAIQAAQDGQNQKSRTAIQGDINRLIEQLNNIAVQTSFNGMKLLAGSFVNKEFQIGAYSNETVKASIGCTMASKIGGVRLETTATITAASETVLTFQSSTGAAPIRLESVKISYGAGTGLGALAESINKYSDAIGARATYNVQSTGANAVQEGTIRALEINGVLIGDVDNVSDNDRNGNLINAINSFTMLTGVYASIDEEGRLNLTARDGRGIYVTTSAGGTLTGLGATSAAAHENYGRLTLVHSNARDINYEATGSLVGKINSGGYQAFTNMQDVIGNFTAQQGAAGGAYANAVQSAAAGKYLGVGVTTRQGAMITMDIADAALELLDQIRADLGAVQNQITVTVDNVSNTQVNVQSSESTIRDLDFGAESANFSKQSILAQSGSFALSQANQIQQHVLRLLQ from the coding sequence ATGGGCTTTCTAAAGATCAATACTAACGTCGCGGCGATGAACGCACAGGTCAATTCGACGGTTACTAGCCGCGAAATCGACAAGTCGGTTAGCAAGCTATCTTCGGGGCTACGCATCAACAAAGCGGCGGACGACAGCTCCGGCATGGCGATCGCCGATAGCTTGCGAAGCCAAGCTAACGCGTTAGGGCAGGCGATTCGCAACGCCAACGACGCGATCGGCATTATTCAGATCGCCGACAAAGCTATGGACGAGCAGATCAAGATATGCGACACTATCAAAACCAAAGCGATCCAAGCCGCGCAGGACGGGCAAAATCAAAAAAGCCGCACCGCGATACAGGGCGACATTAACCGCCTGATCGAACAGCTAAACAACATCGCCGTTCAAACGAGTTTCAACGGCATGAAGTTGCTCGCGGGCAGTTTTGTGAATAAAGAGTTCCAGATCGGCGCCTATTCCAACGAAACGGTCAAAGCCTCGATCGGTTGCACGATGGCGAGCAAAATAGGCGGCGTGCGGCTTGAGACGACGGCGACTATCACCGCGGCGAGCGAAACGGTTCTGACCTTTCAAAGTAGCACGGGCGCCGCGCCTATACGGCTTGAGAGCGTGAAAATTAGCTACGGCGCGGGAACGGGTTTGGGCGCGCTCGCCGAATCGATCAACAAATACAGCGACGCGATCGGCGCGAGGGCGACCTACAACGTGCAATCGACGGGCGCGAACGCGGTGCAAGAAGGAACGATCAGGGCGTTGGAGATCAACGGCGTGCTGATTGGCGACGTAGATAACGTGAGCGACAACGATCGCAACGGCAATCTGATCAACGCGATCAACTCTTTTACCATGCTAACGGGCGTGTATGCCAGCATAGACGAGGAGGGGCGTTTGAACCTCACCGCGCGCGACGGGCGCGGCATATACGTAACCACCAGCGCGGGAGGAACGCTAACGGGGCTTGGCGCCACGAGCGCCGCCGCGCACGAAAACTACGGGCGGCTGACGCTTGTGCATAGCAACGCGCGCGACATAAACTACGAGGCTACGGGATCGCTTGTCGGCAAGATCAATTCGGGCGGCTATCAAGCCTTTACCAATATGCAGGACGTGATCGGCAATTTCACCGCGCAACAGGGCGCGGCGGGCGGCGCTTACGCCAACGCCGTTCAATCGGCGGCGGCGGGCAAATACTTGGGCGTAGGCGTTACGACGCGGCAGGGCGCGATGATCACGATGGATATAGCCGACGCGGCGCTGGAGCTTCTCGATCAGATTCGCGCCGATCTAGGCGCCGTGCAAAATCAGATAACGGTTACGGTCGATAACGTTTCCAATACGCAGGTAAACGTCCAAAGTTCCGAATCGACGATCCGCGATCTAGATTTCGGCGCGGAAAGCGCAAACTTTAGCAAACAATCTATTTTAGCGCAATCGGGCAGTTTCGCGCTTAGTCAAGCCAATCAGATTCAACAGCACGTATTAAGACTGCTTCAATAG
- a CDS encoding tetratricopeptide repeat protein codes for MIAGRRLCEAKSSISLLARACYRIKRFFAPITGEPKIKARVIDKLSKIAPTALIALYLCASIPLFGASAAEKAFNQGLNAYIRDDFQGAIRHFTQAIKIDPNNAIVYNSRGKAYKNLGDTSKAIADYAQAIKIDPNYANAYNNRGNVYANLGDISRAIADHNQAIKINPDYALAYYNRGLAYYNLGDYNKAIVDYAQAIKINPDYAFAYYNRGLAYYRLGDHNKAIADCNQAIKINPDYANAYNNRGLAYYNLGDLKNAAKDARNACDLGFCDLLKYMGENKLLRD; via the coding sequence ATGATCGCTGGGCGACGGCTTTGCGAAGCCAAAAGTTCTATCTCCCTGTTAGCTCGCGCTTGTTATCGGATAAAGCGTTTCTTTGCGCCTATAACGGGGGAGCCAAAAATAAAAGCCCGCGTTATAGATAAACTTTCAAAAATAGCGCCGACCGCGCTAATCGCGCTTTACCTATGCGCCTCTATACCTTTATTTGGAGCAAGCGCCGCGGAGAAGGCGTTTAATCAGGGTCTGAACGCGTATATTCGCGACGATTTTCAAGGGGCGATCAGACATTTCACCCAAGCGATCAAGATCGATCCAAACAATGCGATTGTTTATAACAGTCGCGGAAAAGCTTACAAAAATTTAGGCGACACAAGCAAAGCGATCGCCGATTACGCGCAAGCAATCAAGATCGATCCAAACTATGCTAACGCTTACAATAATCGCGGAAACGTTTACGCTAATTTAGGCGACATAAGCAGAGCGATCGCCGATCACAATCAAGCGATTAAGATCAATCCAGATTATGCGCTCGCTTACTACAATCGCGGGCTCGCTTACTATAATTTAGGCGACTACAACAAAGCGATCGTAGATTACGCCCAAGCGATTAAGATCAATCCAGATTATGCGTTCGCTTACTACAATCGCGGGCTCGCTTACTATAGGTTAGGCGACCATAACAAAGCGATCGCGGATTGCAACCAAGCGATTAAGATCAATCCAGATTATGCGAACGCTTACAATAATCGCGGGCTCGCTTACTATAATTTAGGCGATCTAAAAAACGCCGCGAAAGACGCTCGCAACGCGTGCGATCTCGGCTTTTGCGATTTGTTGAAATATATGGGAGAAAATAAACTCTTGCGCGATTAA
- a CDS encoding DUF115 domain-containing protein has translation MVNNYRKNLAALRQADSDLWDKLQKIEGNDRFEVFAGSDPIDINILDRDANIPFYDSPVGDTEEKLKELAPNMARPFLCFFGIGNGILFKALLGNRSFNHIFVFEPEIELIYVALHINDFSQDIGAQRLIIVDANKVDFVKAMQLLKLDDMLVYLKLYDLIITQPIYARYHSTIEKINQFMIDAIVQIVKTHGNDLEDALIGVDHFLQNADAMIENAAFIDMRDQKNSDLAITVATGPSLTKQLPLLKEIQDYATIISVDASLPILEKHGIIPDIVTSLERVELTAKFYENTSEEFQKQIGCFAISALAHKRLIESVKGTRCLIMRPFGYMMVFGLNRHGYAGIGMSAANLAYELAFLLGYKQTALIGQDLAYSIDGKTTHAGDHIFGDRDPSVVKHMDSEEKIYFPAWGAKGKIRSNSTWALFRNFFIQNISDAKHRMATYNCTEGGCHIDGAIDRPFAEVVAEFVDRSKVKKRIVLPPADAKTVKKEKAQVRSVIKTMIKTGRKALDTIIPLQKATVKLTTKLEKKSRDDQIKEGDFAAIASINARIDKAKKILEDSLFMKYYWDALRSMVVNMELNIAKITTKIPTNETEQKDKHLDYLFAHRFWLFSVKGAIETQLKILAKYDGSQPRSAKPKAALKETS, from the coding sequence ATGGTAAATAATTATCGCAAAAACCTAGCGGCGTTGCGCCAAGCGGATAGCGATTTATGGGACAAACTGCAAAAAATAGAGGGCAACGATCGGTTTGAGGTTTTTGCGGGAAGCGACCCCATAGATATTAACATTCTCGATCGCGACGCCAATATTCCGTTTTATGATTCGCCCGTCGGCGATACGGAGGAAAAATTGAAAGAGCTCGCGCCAAATATGGCGCGTCCGTTTTTGTGTTTTTTTGGGATCGGAAACGGGATACTGTTCAAAGCTCTACTAGGCAACCGCAGTTTTAATCATATCTTTGTTTTCGAGCCTGAAATCGAACTAATATATGTCGCGTTGCATATCAACGATTTTTCGCAAGATATAGGCGCGCAAAGGCTAATTATTGTCGATGCGAACAAGGTCGATTTTGTCAAGGCTATGCAACTGCTAAAACTTGACGATATGCTAGTGTATCTGAAACTTTACGATCTGATTATCACGCAACCTATATACGCCCGTTATCATTCGACGATAGAGAAAATCAATCAATTTATGATCGACGCGATCGTTCAGATCGTAAAGACGCACGGCAACGATCTAGAGGACGCGCTAATCGGCGTCGATCATTTCTTGCAAAACGCCGACGCTATGATAGAGAACGCGGCGTTTATCGATATGCGCGATCAAAAAAACTCCGATCTCGCCATAACCGTCGCCACCGGACCTTCGCTTACCAAACAACTTCCGCTTTTGAAGGAAATCCAAGATTACGCGACCATTATCTCGGTGGACGCCTCCTTGCCGATACTGGAAAAACACGGGATTATTCCCGATATTGTTACAAGTTTAGAGCGCGTTGAATTAACGGCAAAATTTTACGAAAACACAAGCGAAGAGTTTCAAAAACAGATCGGCTGTTTCGCTATTAGCGCGTTAGCGCATAAACGCTTAATAGAGTCGGTTAAAGGAACCAGATGTCTGATTATGCGCCCTTTTGGATATATGATGGTTTTCGGATTGAATCGGCACGGCTACGCGGGCATTGGTATGAGCGCGGCAAATCTAGCTTACGAGTTGGCGTTTTTGCTCGGTTATAAACAAACGGCGTTAATCGGACAAGATTTAGCCTATAGCATAGACGGCAAAACCACGCACGCGGGCGATCATATATTCGGCGATCGCGATCCGAGCGTAGTAAAACATATGGACTCCGAAGAAAAAATCTATTTCCCCGCTTGGGGCGCCAAAGGCAAAATACGATCAAACTCCACTTGGGCGTTGTTTAGAAATTTTTTCATTCAAAATATATCCGACGCTAAACATAGAATGGCTACCTACAACTGCACGGAGGGCGGCTGCCATATCGACGGCGCTATCGATCGCCCGTTCGCGGAGGTTGTAGCCGAATTTGTCGATCGAAGCAAAGTAAAAAAGAGAATTGTTTTGCCGCCGGCAGACGCCAAGACGGTAAAAAAAGAAAAGGCGCAAGTAAGAAGCGTGATCAAAACAATGATTAAAACCGGACGAAAAGCGCTCGATACAATTATTCCTTTGCAAAAAGCGACGGTTAAGCTGACGACAAAATTGGAGAAAAAAAGCAGAGACGATCAGATCAAAGAGGGCGATTTCGCCGCGATCGCGTCGATTAACGCGAGGATAGACAAAGCGAAAAAAATTTTGGAAGATTCGCTATTTATGAAATACTATTGGGACGCCCTGCGCTCTATGGTGGTAAATATGGAACTCAATATAGCCAAGATCACCACAAAAATACCGACCAACGAAACCGAACAAAAAGATAAGCATTTAGACTACCTTTTCGCTCATCGTTTTTGGCTTTTTAGCGTCAAAGGCGCGATCGAAACGCAATTAAAAATCCTTGCGAAATACGACGGTTCACAGCCTCGATCCGCTAAGCCGAAAGCGGCGTTAAAAGAGACTTCTTAA
- the cbiM gene encoding cobalt transporter CbiM, which produces MHIAEGALRPEILAVGWAAGAAALAASLATLKNEEIPKTAACSALFFVASFIHIPIGVTSVHLILNGVIGALIGFRAFAAIGAALIMQALLFGYGGVSVYGVNLCVLTLPSLLGWALFSLIPQAALGRRDACFWRKRIIWFLIGFLPVLSGAILLAFVLAINGEGFIDAAKLAFLAHLPIAAIEGVITLLALDFIERVRPELTAKRAK; this is translated from the coding sequence GTGCATATCGCCGAAGGCGCGTTGCGCCCCGAAATACTAGCCGTCGGCTGGGCGGCGGGCGCGGCGGCGCTCGCCGCTTCGCTGGCGACCTTAAAAAACGAAGAGATTCCCAAAACGGCGGCGTGTTCGGCGCTTTTTTTTGTCGCGTCGTTTATCCATATACCAATCGGCGTTACCAGCGTTCATCTGATTCTTAACGGCGTTATCGGCGCGTTAATCGGATTTAGAGCGTTTGCGGCGATCGGCGCGGCGCTGATAATGCAGGCGCTGCTGTTTGGCTACGGCGGCGTAAGCGTTTATGGGGTAAATCTGTGCGTGCTAACGCTTCCGTCGCTACTTGGATGGGCGCTATTTTCGCTAATCCCGCAAGCCGCGCTCGGCAGACGCGACGCTTGCTTCTGGCGCAAGCGGATTATTTGGTTTTTGATAGGCTTTCTGCCCGTGTTATCGGGAGCGATTTTACTCGCGTTTGTTTTGGCGATCAACGGCGAAGGTTTTATCGACGCGGCGAAACTGGCGTTTTTAGCCCATCTGCCTATAGCGGCGATCGAAGGGGTCATAACTCTATTGGCGCTGGATTTTATCGAGCGGGTCAGACCTGAACTGACGGCGAAAAGGGCGAAATGA
- the thrC gene encoding threonine synthase produces MRLYPTRGGDQTLKFSEAVLSPSAPFSGLYAPGEIPKLDDFEALKALSYIDLSKRVLKLFDVDLDEKTIDEALATYRRFDDPDEPAPLVCVADRLFVSELWHGPTRAFKDMALQPFGVILANLALRRNERYLILSATSGDTGPATLETFANRPNIEVVCIFPEGGTSQTQKLQMITQTADNLKVIAIKGDFDDAQTALKGLLANKSFNGAIAASGRKVSAANSVNFGRILFQIIYHVRAYLELLKRGAVKANERIDIIVPSGNFGNALGAYYARKAGLPIAKIVIASNDNNVLTDLVAVGSYDLVKRKLIATSSPAMDILKSSNVERVLFDLFGAERTRSLMEEIDKKGAFKLLPSELAELQTIFEAAWSNEREVFKAISSGANGGYIIDPHTATCFKAAKLGDSRVKVVCSSAEWTKFASTTLKAIDGVCADDEKALNIISERFNLAVSPSIANLFAKKSIAPEPIAPNMIEREIGAWLAKRR; encoded by the coding sequence ATGCGGCTATATCCTACGCGCGGCGGCGATCAGACGTTAAAGTTTAGCGAGGCGGTATTATCTCCGTCCGCGCCGTTTAGCGGGCTTTACGCGCCCGGAGAGATACCAAAGCTAGACGATTTCGAGGCTCTAAAAGCGCTAAGTTATATTGATCTAAGCAAAAGAGTTTTGAAACTTTTCGACGTCGATTTGGACGAAAAGACGATAGACGAGGCGCTTGCGACCTATAGGCGTTTCGACGATCCCGACGAACCCGCGCCGCTCGTTTGCGTCGCCGATCGGCTCTTTGTCTCGGAGTTGTGGCACGGTCCCACCAGAGCGTTTAAGGACATGGCGTTGCAGCCGTTTGGCGTAATTTTGGCAAATCTTGCGCTACGGCGAAACGAAAGATATTTGATTTTGTCCGCCACGAGCGGCGACACCGGTCCCGCGACGCTCGAAACCTTTGCTAACCGCCCCAATATCGAGGTCGTTTGCATTTTTCCCGAAGGCGGCACAAGTCAAACGCAGAAACTTCAGATGATTACGCAAACGGCGGACAATCTGAAGGTTATCGCGATCAAAGGCGACTTCGACGACGCGCAAACCGCGCTTAAAGGCTTGCTGGCGAATAAAAGTTTCAACGGCGCGATCGCGGCGAGCGGACGCAAAGTTAGCGCCGCGAATTCGGTTAATTTCGGACGGATTTTGTTTCAAATTATCTATCACGTTCGCGCCTATCTTGAGTTGTTAAAACGCGGCGCGGTTAAAGCGAACGAGCGGATCGATATTATCGTGCCTTCCGGCAATTTTGGCAACGCCTTAGGCGCCTATTACGCGCGGAAAGCGGGCTTGCCAATCGCGAAAATCGTTATAGCGAGCAACGACAACAACGTCTTAACCGACCTCGTCGCCGTCGGGAGTTACGATCTTGTCAAACGAAAGCTGATCGCCACTAGTTCCCCGGCGATGGATATATTGAAATCTTCCAACGTCGAACGGGTTTTATTCGATCTTTTCGGCGCCGAGAGGACGAGATCGCTTATGGAAGAGATTGATAAAAAAGGCGCGTTCAAACTGCTCCCTTCGGAGTTGGCGGAGTTGCAAACGATTTTTGAGGCGGCTTGGTCAAACGAACGCGAGGTTTTTAAGGCTATAAGTTCCGGCGCGAACGGCGGATATATTATCGATCCGCATACGGCTACTTGTTTTAAAGCCGCCAAATTGGGAGACTCTCGCGTAAAGGTCGTTTGCTCAAGCGCGGAGTGGACGAAATTCGCGTCGACGACGCTAAAGGCGATCGACGGCGTTTGCGCGGACGACGAGAAGGCGCTTAACATTATCTCCGAACGCTTTAATCTCGCGGTTAGCCCGTCGATCGCGAACCTGTTTGCGAAAAAATCGATCGCGCCCGAACCAATCGCGCCCAATATGATCGAAAGGGAGATCGGCGCGTGGCTTGCAAAACGGCGCTAA
- a CDS encoding alanine racemase, translated as MSLIRLSRSALTRNLSLLRARAGGAEIAAVLKDNAYGHGLKEIAALCSENGVKYAVVRNQNEAKAIAPLFDEILVLADEPTSDAPRNASFALNDERNALKWASETRVHLKIDCGMRRNGVAIDAAERTIETALGRGLILRGVFSHLRSADALSTELFWQEKNFGKIRAIVEKICAKNGIDPPKFHLYNSAALLRNKNADPYDLVRVGIALYGYCDLSRPFDRADLKPVLSLWGDRISRRDLRSGDRVGYGGVFEAKNDFAASVYDVGYGDGFLRLDGFEGYETPEGKRVLGRVSMDSMTIEGDGDRVCVLNDAEKLARLRGTISYEVLVRLNPDITREIV; from the coding sequence GTGTCTTTAATTCGTCTATCTAGATCAGCTTTAACTCGCAACCTGTCGTTGCTACGCGCCCGCGCCGGCGGAGCCGAGATCGCCGCCGTGTTAAAAGATAACGCGTATGGACACGGGCTAAAAGAGATCGCCGCGTTATGCTCCGAAAACGGCGTCAAATACGCCGTAGTCCGCAATCAAAACGAGGCGAAGGCGATCGCGCCGTTATTCGACGAGATTTTAGTTTTAGCGGACGAACCTACGAGCGACGCGCCGAGAAACGCTAGTTTCGCGCTAAACGACGAGCGAAACGCCCTGAAATGGGCAAGCGAAACGAGAGTTCATCTTAAAATAGATTGCGGAATGCGCAGAAACGGCGTCGCTATCGACGCGGCGGAAAGAACAATCGAAACGGCGCTCGGTAGAGGGCTAATTTTGCGCGGCGTTTTCTCGCATTTGCGCTCCGCCGACGCGCTATCGACCGAGCTTTTCTGGCAGGAAAAAAACTTCGGCAAAATTCGCGCGATCGTCGAAAAAATATGCGCGAAAAACGGGATCGATCCGCCGAAGTTTCATCTATATAACTCCGCCGCGCTCCTGCGTAACAAAAACGCCGATCCATACGATCTCGTCCGCGTCGGCATAGCGCTTTACGGCTACTGCGATCTAAGCCGCCCTTTTGATCGCGCCGATTTGAAACCTGTGCTATCGCTTTGGGGAGATCGCATTTCGCGCCGCGATTTACGATCGGGCGATCGCGTCGGCTACGGCGGAGTTTTCGAGGCGAAAAACGATTTCGCGGCGAGCGTTTACGACGTGGGTTACGGCGACGGCTTTTTGCGGCTGGACGGTTTTGAGGGCTACGAAACGCCCGAAGGCAAAAGAGTTTTAGGGCGCGTCAGCATGGACAGTATGACGATCGAGGGCGACGGCGATCGCGTTTGCGTCTTAAACGACGCGGAAAAGCTAGCGCGTCTTCGCGGGACGATCAGCTACGAGGTCTTAGTTAGATTAAACCCCGACATAACGCGCGAAATCGTCTAA
- a CDS encoding tetratricopeptide repeat protein translates to MNTDAYNSRGVVYAALGDYNQAIKLSPNYTNAYRNRGIAYCN, encoded by the coding sequence ATGAATACGGACGCTTATAACAGTCGCGGGGTTGTTTATGCCGCGTTAGGCGATTACAACCAAGCTATCAAGCTAAGTCCTAATTATACGAACGCTTACCGCAATCGCGGGATTGCTTACTGTAATTGA